In Bacillota bacterium, one genomic interval encodes:
- a CDS encoding MBOAT family protein → MLFNSLEFLIFYPIITILYFILPQRARWILLLAGSYYFYMAWRPEYIILILISTSVAYFTGLKMGREEHKEKRKKYLYLSLFVNLGLLAVFKYFNFFNESLRTLFHQLNIQYNVPGLNLLLPMGISFYTFQTLSYSLDVYRGSIKPEKHFGIFALYVSFFPQLVAGPIERAERLLPQFYNKNKFDYDRVTAGLKIMAGGFFKKVVVADRLGVAVSAIYSNPTKHNSIQFIIATVFFAFQIFYDFSGYSDIAIGSAKVMGFGLMQNFKRPYFSKSIAEFWRRWHISLSSWFKDYLYIPLGGNRVSRIRNYFNLFITFLISGLWHGANWTFVVWGALHGIFLVIGKVLSSVKQKLVKFTRIEKVPFIHKCIRMVFTFSLVTFTWIFFRANTISDALYIIRHLFTDIGNITDTQYLINSISAMALTKFQFIVCIVGVIMVEAVHFLQRKRDVIEWISYRPVIIRWGIYSVLVTITFWLAFSETKQFIYFQF, encoded by the coding sequence GTGCTTTTTAACTCACTGGAATTTTTAATATTTTACCCAATTATAACCATACTGTATTTTATTCTCCCTCAAAGGGCGAGGTGGATTCTTTTACTTGCAGGGAGTTATTACTTTTACATGGCATGGCGGCCTGAATACATAATTCTCATATTAATATCTACTTCTGTAGCTTATTTTACCGGACTTAAAATGGGACGGGAGGAACATAAAGAAAAGAGGAAGAAATATTTATATTTAAGCCTTTTTGTGAATCTGGGGCTGCTTGCTGTATTTAAATACTTTAACTTTTTTAATGAGTCTTTAAGGACGCTTTTCCACCAATTAAATATACAATACAATGTTCCAGGCTTAAACCTTCTTCTGCCCATGGGAATATCCTTTTATACTTTTCAGACCTTAAGCTATTCCCTTGATGTTTACAGAGGAAGTATTAAACCGGAAAAACACTTTGGGATATTTGCACTTTATGTGTCATTTTTCCCGCAGCTTGTTGCAGGGCCGATTGAACGGGCAGAAAGGCTCTTGCCCCAGTTTTACAACAAGAACAAGTTTGACTATGACAGGGTAACAGCCGGCCTTAAAATTATGGCCGGGGGTTTTTTCAAAAAGGTGGTGGTCGCCGACAGGTTGGGGGTAGCTGTAAGCGCAATATATAGCAATCCTACCAAACATAACAGCATCCAGTTTATTATTGCTACAGTGTTTTTCGCATTCCAGATTTTCTACGACTTTTCAGGGTATTCAGACATTGCAATAGGAAGTGCCAAAGTAATGGGTTTTGGCCTTATGCAGAATTTTAAAAGGCCTTATTTTTCAAAATCCATAGCCGAATTCTGGCGAAGGTGGCACATATCCCTTTCCAGCTGGTTTAAAGACTACCTTTATATTCCTCTAGGAGGAAACAGGGTGAGCAGGATTCGCAACTATTTTAACCTTTTTATAACATTTTTGATAAGCGGATTGTGGCACGGGGCCAATTGGACTTTTGTAGTATGGGGAGCCCTTCATGGCATATTTCTTGTTATTGGAAAGGTTTTATCTTCGGTAAAGCAAAAACTTGTGAAGTTTACCAGGATAGAAAAAGTTCCCTTTATTCACAAGTGCATCCGGATGGTATTCACCTTTTCCCTGGTTACCTTTACGTGGATATTTTTCAGGGCAAATACAATAAGTGATGCACTCTATATAATTAGGCATTTGTTTACTGATATAGGAAATATAACCGATACTCAGTATCTGATAAATTCCATATCTGCCATGGCACTAACTAAATTTCAGTTCATTGTTTGCATTGTGGGGGTAATTATGGTAGAAGCAGTTCACTTTTTACAAAGGAAGAGAGATGTTATAGAAT